atcggtcgtatcgcttgctatcaggcgaatggcaagctcgtcattcaaagaaataaaaaataaatctgtatgccaatttctattgttttaaacgcAACGTGGTGCGGTAtataaaataacgtgtggcattgAAAATAAGATCTCTGGTGGTAAAGTTATCTGGCACCTGTTAATTTTTCTGTACAGAATATCCCGTTTTACACCAGCTGCCGTAACTTTTGTTAGCCAGGATTGGCAAATGCCCGCATTTTCTGGCATCGAAcgatgaagctcggcgagtttTGGGAACATTTCAATGTGTCTAGCTCTCAgtgaaatcaattaaatacaaaagacggtgttaaaattgtttattgtttactacCTTCTATAAGAACTCATCAGTGTACTAGAGTTTAAGTAAAATACTGCCTAAAACAGATATTATGACTCTTTGACGATTGCCAGCATTGTCTTGACCGTATTGGGTAAGCACCCACACTAACAAAATCTCTTACGTTTCGCGGGTCATTATAAAATGGTCGATATGCATTTtcactttaattattttctaaactaaaaatggttttattccCGAAAGTGAAAGtgattgacatttgacattgaacGTTATTTAGGTCAATTATGACAGTACAAGCGGCCATTTCTATTTGTCCTTAGGGAAATGTTTAGTTAAACTAcatggaatttatttttctgacgaagtttaaagtatttaaataaacttcagactcccaaatgatttattatgtataatattttttgggaaTAATCTGCGTCATCTGAAATATGAATTTAGGAATACCATTGTATATgtaatgaaacaaaatgtaaaaacgaAAACGTATTTATCCTTGAAGAGTTAGGCAGAGGCACTTACTTAATAACCATTTTCGCTGACCTTGTATCAATAGGTTATATTAGCTTATATTGGTTGCACAAAGCCCCATATTGCTAAgtgacacaaattccaaatccGGAAAATTCAGATGtgtgttttctaataaaatgatGCTTCACTCATGGTTGTGgtgatggtgtttttactacttatggatggtcgtatcgcttaccatccggcgaactgcaagctcgtctcatcattcagaacaataaaaaaacttactgaACGCAACACTCATAGTTTTCAGTCCAAGCCGCTAGATAAATACggtgatttgttttaaataaactctgaaataattatcaaatgaattttaattaaagaatgcCTGTACAGCGTTGGTTGTATTGTATTTTggtttaattattactatttcattaaatacattaatgtgGGCGCAGTGCGCCCTCGAGATTGTAACTAACTATGTTTAATTATACTAGCCTGTGCTAGCAGTTTTAACTGCTTGATGtttctttttgaatatttaatttaatttctccaTACAAACTTGGAACTTCCATTTTGTCTTTTTgtgtgataataataacaatttcaacAGCACTGGAATTAACGATTTCTTTCCttgctattttataaaatcagaatttattattcatagatttttgtttaattaaaagtatagtaatttaattattacgtcACTTCACGGCGCCCGCTGCACTAGCCTCCAGGTCTGTAACGTAGACCAAATAAGAATGAACAACACATAGGTCTACATTTTTAGTAGGTGACCAAAACCGGCTctcaacttaattattttaaaaataaatctaataaattgCATAGGAAAGTTTggctatttaaataaacttgcataaacattatatattattagcaGTTTGGCCATGGCATTATCCAGGTgtgatatgtataaatattggaAAGGAATCTgaaatacatttcaaatacaCGAAAATGTATCATATGTGCGGCAGAAATGTGGGCTGCGGCCTCGTTTCTGAACCACGGTCAGAAGTTTAAAGATAATGTTTAacgtattataatactagcttttgcggCCCCGCCCTAGTGCAAAAAGCGGCATAAAACTcctatattttcccgggataaaatgtagcctatagcagttgggagtaatgtagcttcctgttaGTGGAAAAACAATATTGGATttgtagtttctgagattagtgcATACAAACAAAtcaactcttcagcttttacTAGTATAGATGTATCTTATGAAGCTTGGAAATATGTGAACCAATTTGTCTCTATTTTtcgataaataatgtttttacgtGGAAATTGTATTGTTGCCTTAAGACATTGCTACATTAACAAGCGTTTTAGTTTTTCAAGATGTgatcgtaatattattttgttgatttttttcatatttgccTCATAATGGATCATGTCGAATTCTTTAATTTCTACATCTGTAGATGCCTGAAGATGTTCAGGCGGACTTTTCGATTATTATAGGTAGTATAGTTAGATATGTAATATCTGTTCTGGCTGATCAATGAAAACTTTTATGCAGAAACTACATAAAATAGAGAATGGCTCTTCACAAGCACTGTTGTGTAGTGCTATTAAATTGTTCCATGTAAATAAATCGTTAACGGTCTCAAACAATGATGTCACTGTAATCAAACCAGCTGTTTCCCTGTTCGCAGGTGAGGAATACTTTTAGAACAATTTTTATcacgttttgttttaattccacTCTGAATTTTGATCGTAATATTTGATCGGCAAACGAGCGGATAAACTagttatgctttgttttgattccacttttgattttgttcataatattttatcggCAAACAAACGGGTAACCTAATTATAGTtagtagttatttattatagtccggtatattttatattcataaaaataatgattaaataacaaaaactccGACAAAACTGCATTTTGGTATACCAAAGTAGAAAATTTCAGTTTTTCTCGAAAAGGTAGGTTTGGGCAAAAACATAGCCAAAACAAAAATGCAGATCATGATTATCTACAAACATGgtcgttatatttttatttctaagaataATTATTCCTAAGATATCGCCGTTCTAAAtcttgaatattaattttctaagaCCAACACagacattttacatttttttctaaaagaCAATGATGATTGAAGCGTGGAGCGATCAGGAATTGTTTAGTCTCATAAAGACGGATCAGAATGGAAGATTTCTCAACCAATAATCACCtgacttaaaattataacagtatTACTTAACTTCCTAAAACatcaatgaataaaaataaaatcaattctaaaataaaagaaactccAAAAGTGcttataaaatgaaaagtaGACATTGAATAATTTGTACTAAATACAGTCGATTACTGTGAATCACTACAAAAGCGTAatcctatttattaatttggctCGCGGTTCGAGTGTCTCGTGGTCTAATTCTCTAAAAGTCCATTGCGTCGTTTGCTGACATGGAATGGCCTTGGGTGTCCTTGGGTTGGTTCCAATGTACTTTTACGTTGATATACAACGAAGCCCTGTTTATATGGTTTACTTGTTTGGTCTAAGTGATTTGGAGTAcgtaaaataacttattagttttattaatttagttttagtaaTTGCCTGCTGAGGGCGACGTTATGGTATCTATTAAGGATTATCAAGAGTAGATGACGTATAAAGACTGTGCTTATACGAGACTTATGATAATATTCCGGGATAACGTCATTCAGAGAGTATTATATAGCTAAGCGTTTATTCTTAGGCTTATAATGGCTTAATAGCATCTACCATGTGGATTTTTTCTTAATGAGGATGATTACGATCTggttaatgatgatgatgacggaCCTCATCAATTAAAGTAATATGCCTgtcaaagatttttataaaccGACACGGCGATAGTTTTGTAAACGGATtaatatttagcaataactgattatttattatagttccTACCTCTTTACTGTAACATAGTCTCCTCTATCAGCATGTAGGAGGTAAGTCTTCTCTTCCCTTGTCAGAGGTCTCTCGAACACGTGACGGAGATCATGCTGGCTGTTCCGCAGGGCCTCCTGCGAGCTGCCTAGCAACTCCTCTCTGGAGCCGCGGTTCATACTGGTCTGGAACAAGAGGGTTGTTTGGTAAGTTCACAAACAGTGAATTACGTCTTTGACCATTTTCAGAGGTAGGCAGTTCTCACATCCACATTTCGCTGgctatgttaataattatactatccCATATGCTAtactgctcactgctgagcacgggccgtTTTTATTGATGAGAGGGTTATTAATGACTATGTAAGGGGGTGCTTATTTATCAGCCACAATTTAAGACTCCGTGCtcatattgagcagaaaaatctgagacctcagcacggcaGCGGGattgcaatacaactacgacacTAAAGCAATTGGTAAGTTTGTGTTCCACATAGGATCCCGTGGAAGGATTACTAGATAAACATAGTGTATTATTGCGCGATTATGTAAACAAATGCTAAAATTGTGCAGAATCTGGCACTTATCAAAACGTTTTGGTGATAAAGTACTCGTAAATGCACATACCTTGATATCGAACGTATACATTGGGAAAATCCTACCACTGACTTATGTTTAGAACATTGCCTCAGTGCTTTATAGGTCAGTACTGGAATGGCGTCTGCGAAGGTCGCTTTTACATTGATTGTTTATGTAGTCTAGATTTTGTCGTTACTCTGTTTGATTAAGATAAAAAGAGCGGGCAAAGAGAACTAGAAACCGCATCTATGTTGCTCACATGTAACAccttattttgcttttatcaaAGCAGCGTTGAATTTAGTAAGGCATCCTCTTCACTTGGCCATTTAAGTGAGTACCCACTAcctatcatttatttaattgccCGTCATCAGGAATCTGGTAGTGTTATGTCAAAATTCGGATTAGCAGCCCGTTTTGAGTTCTATTTCGACGTCTACAATGTCTATTAGTGGTGATAATCAATGACTATCATGTCGCTTGCTTATGATATAATGTGATAGATATAAGCTTGGTAGAATGTGGTTGAACTACTATCTCCACTGCCTAACCATTTGTTGCTAAAGGCGAGATGTTATGTTACAtattatctgtataaatattttcctccGAGTTGACACTACCGTCagtatgttccggtttgaactaTACTGTAGTAAATGTAATTACTAAGCATGCATCAGGGTGACTAGCGTGGAGAAAACCATTTAGAATATTGTATAGATTTTTGACGTAAATGTGTTGATGCTGTTTGATATGAGCAGGGTTTTACTAACAGGCAAACTACTAGTGTACCTCGTCATCCAGTAGTAAAGAATACTCACAAAAAGGACAGTAATATCATTTTTAGTTTTGCCATTGTAGCAATACTAGCTAATGCAATACAATCGTATCTGTATAATTCAACTTTATAGTAACAA
The window above is part of the Manduca sexta isolate Smith_Timp_Sample1 unplaced genomic scaffold, JHU_Msex_v1.0 HiC_scaffold_2047, whole genome shotgun sequence genome. Proteins encoded here:
- the LOC119191869 gene encoding short transient receptor potential channel 5-like — protein: MNRGSREELLGSSQEALRNSQHDLRHVFERPLTREEKTYLLHADRGDYVTVKRLIEQFAGRSDVLDINCVDPLNRSALIAAIENENIELIKLPLGSGIKVK